One part of the Paenibacillus silvisoli genome encodes these proteins:
- a CDS encoding stalk domain-containing protein: protein MSMKKTLMISALAAALSTTAAGAVSAATAPNAKTVDLMINDQAVNVRSIQAGSEALYSLRDLGAAAGALFEVNVKAGVTAYFNNHAIELHAGSNAAIVDGEPLDLLQAVQSVNGSYYVSLEDFVTAFCLESFENETGQIAIDAIGKIHADNIRWLNADQLLAGSLSEEGRIDYIVDAHTGAYKKLVNAGDASELSVAPNGQAAAYTNNEGIVFVIDLTAKRPAPKAISSDNSIKPELVWSADSKSIFFLQGDKGSVIAKINVADGAISKVLDDKVDYKSGLSVSEDGKKFYYTVIKPGAVTADANKPVEEDDVAIDNTGTEPHIYYFDASTMKDKAVKLTASTDDKVFVGAAADGSKAYYVSVEDNKPSSLVAVAADKTVTKVIGNKDVLAATIAGDKIYALADNATGVEVISVTIATGATASLGAVEGNVSEVVASAGTPTAFVIDDAVYVNWNGTLKKVTN from the coding sequence ATGTCCATGAAAAAAACGCTTATGATTTCCGCTCTGGCAGCGGCACTCAGCACGACGGCAGCAGGTGCGGTATCGGCCGCGACAGCGCCAAACGCGAAAACAGTCGACCTCATGATCAACGACCAAGCGGTTAACGTTCGTTCGATTCAAGCGGGAAGCGAAGCGCTCTACTCGCTGCGCGATCTAGGTGCGGCTGCAGGCGCGCTGTTCGAAGTCAATGTTAAAGCCGGCGTTACTGCGTACTTCAACAACCACGCGATTGAGCTTCATGCAGGCTCGAACGCAGCGATTGTCGATGGCGAGCCGCTAGACCTGCTCCAAGCCGTGCAAAGCGTAAACGGCAGCTACTATGTATCGCTTGAAGATTTCGTAACTGCATTCTGTCTTGAATCGTTCGAAAACGAAACCGGCCAAATCGCGATCGACGCGATCGGCAAAATCCATGCCGACAACATTCGCTGGTTGAACGCAGATCAACTGCTTGCTGGCTCGCTGTCGGAAGAAGGCCGCATCGACTACATCGTGGACGCGCACACAGGCGCTTACAAGAAGCTGGTTAACGCCGGCGATGCATCCGAATTATCGGTTGCTCCGAATGGCCAAGCAGCAGCATACACGAATAACGAAGGCATTGTATTCGTCATTGATTTGACGGCGAAGAGACCGGCTCCTAAAGCGATTTCGTCCGACAACTCGATCAAGCCTGAGCTGGTATGGTCGGCGGACAGCAAATCGATCTTCTTCCTGCAAGGCGACAAAGGCAGCGTAATCGCGAAGATCAACGTGGCTGACGGCGCGATTTCGAAAGTGCTGGACGATAAAGTCGATTACAAATCCGGCTTGTCTGTTTCCGAAGACGGCAAAAAGTTCTATTACACCGTCATTAAGCCAGGCGCTGTTACGGCAGACGCGAATAAACCGGTTGAAGAAGACGACGTTGCCATCGACAACACGGGCACGGAGCCGCATATCTACTACTTCGACGCTTCGACAATGAAGGATAAAGCCGTGAAGCTGACTGCTTCGACGGACGACAAAGTATTCGTAGGCGCAGCTGCTGACGGCAGCAAAGCATACTACGTGAGCGTAGAAGACAACAAGCCATCCTCGCTCGTAGCGGTAGCCGCTGACAAAACGGTTACGAAAGTAATCGGCAACAAAGACGTGCTTGCAGCGACGATCGCAGGCGACAAAATCTACGCGCTGGCCGATAATGCAACCGGCGTAGAAGTTATCTCCGTAACAATCGCAACAGGCGCAACAGCAAGCCTTGGCGCTGTGGAAGGCAACGTAAGCGAAGTCGTTGCTTCGGCTGGCACGCCAACGGCATTCGTAATCGATGACGCGGTTTATGTGAACTGGAACGGCACGCTTAAAAAAGTAACGAACTAA
- a CDS encoding MDR family MFS transporter, with translation MMSQRNNVGIVVAGLLLSILMASMDNTIVATAMGTIVHDLGGMDKFVWVTSAYMVAEMACMPIFGKLSDMYGRKRFFMFGILMFMLGSILCGTANTIIELSIYRAIQGIGGGALVPIAFTIMFDAVPLESRGKLGGLFGAVFGMSSIFGPLLGAYITDYIAWEWIFYINLPLGLIAFGMIAFFYKESVEHAKQRIDWGGATTLVAAIVCLMFALELGGKEYAWDSAMILGLFAGFAALVIAFVLIERKVAEPIISFGMFRKRLYWTSNAIAMFSGAAFITASVYIPIFIQGVLGGKATNAGLVLLPMMLGTVVTATGGGFAMTKMTFRNTMIPTLALLVLGNVLLTTIGVDSSRFIVTVFMILVGLGIGASFSVLSNAAIYSFSPRERGAASATLNFLRSLGMTVGITVFGIIQSHVMTSKLTSAFAGSEGGAAQLPAGLDLSDPRAILTPETRKLIPQEVLDKIVGALSSSITYTFMWAIIPSVLALLFAFFMGREKLDAMAQSSEYGSH, from the coding sequence ATGATGTCACAACGCAACAATGTCGGCATTGTCGTGGCAGGCCTGCTGCTCAGCATTCTTATGGCTTCCATGGACAATACCATCGTGGCTACGGCCATGGGGACGATCGTTCATGACCTTGGCGGCATGGACAAATTCGTCTGGGTTACATCGGCGTACATGGTCGCCGAAATGGCCTGCATGCCGATCTTCGGCAAGCTGTCCGATATGTATGGACGGAAACGGTTTTTTATGTTCGGTATTTTAATGTTTATGCTTGGTTCGATCCTTTGCGGTACCGCTAATACCATTATCGAGCTAAGCATCTACCGTGCGATTCAAGGGATCGGAGGCGGCGCGCTCGTACCGATCGCCTTCACGATCATGTTCGACGCCGTGCCGCTTGAGAGCCGGGGAAAGCTTGGCGGCTTGTTCGGCGCCGTATTCGGCATGTCGAGTATTTTCGGACCGCTCCTTGGTGCGTATATCACGGATTATATCGCTTGGGAATGGATTTTCTACATCAACCTGCCGCTAGGCTTGATTGCCTTCGGAATGATCGCCTTCTTCTATAAAGAATCGGTCGAGCACGCCAAACAGCGGATCGACTGGGGCGGCGCCACAACGCTCGTCGCGGCGATCGTTTGCCTCATGTTCGCGCTTGAGCTCGGCGGTAAAGAGTATGCATGGGATTCGGCAATGATTCTGGGCTTGTTTGCAGGCTTTGCCGCTTTGGTTATCGCCTTCGTGCTGATTGAACGCAAGGTAGCGGAGCCGATTATTTCGTTCGGCATGTTCCGCAAACGGCTGTATTGGACCAGCAACGCGATCGCGATGTTCAGCGGCGCGGCGTTCATTACCGCGTCCGTTTACATTCCGATCTTCATCCAAGGCGTGCTCGGCGGTAAAGCGACAAACGCGGGTCTGGTGCTGCTGCCGATGATGCTCGGTACCGTCGTGACGGCGACCGGAGGCGGCTTCGCAATGACGAAGATGACGTTCCGCAATACGATGATTCCAACGCTGGCCCTCCTTGTTTTGGGTAACGTGCTGCTGACAACGATCGGCGTAGACTCGAGCCGGTTCATCGTCACGGTGTTCATGATTCTGGTCGGTCTTGGCATCGGCGCATCCTTCTCCGTCTTGAGCAATGCCGCGATCTATTCGTTCTCGCCAAGAGAACGCGGCGCGGCGAGCGCGACGCTGAACTTCCTTCGATCGCTCGGCATGACGGTGGGCATTACCGTATTCGGCATTATCCAAAGCCACGTGATGACGAGCAAGCTGACGTCCGCGTTCGCAGGCTCGGAAGGCGGAGCTGCGCAGCTGCCGGCTGGGCTGGATTTGAGCGACCCGCGCGCGATCTTGACGCCTGAGACGAGAAAGCTTATTCCGCAGGAGGTGCTCGACAAAATCGTTGGCGCGCTGTCGTCCTCGATCACCTACACGTTCATGTGGGCGATCATCCCTTCCGTGTTGGCGCTCTTGTTCGCGTTCTTCATGGGCCGCGAGAAGCTCGACGCCATGGCGCAGAGCAGCGAGTACGGCTCGCATTAA
- the pstC gene encoding phosphate ABC transporter permease subunit PstC, translating to MIDIPTSGKASASSELGRSLEASSGRIFSRKARLSFYNRTFRIVCIASAVFVCVILFSILFLMGRTGVLTFETVSVKDFFFSTEWVPENDQYGAFIFIFGTFALTLLTMVISVPLSVIIAVFLSEMTPGWLKTALRPILDLLVGIPSVVYGFLGLTVLIPMLRTVTGTNMGDGILAAAIVLTIMVLPTISRITDDSIVAVPRKYRDASYALGSTRFQTIVKVVLPAARSGIMYAVILGMARAIGETMAVVMVIGNTPQLADALFKPTSVLTSNIVMQIANVPFDSTWNYALYLMGFILLIISLLMIVIVRLLQGRGVKA from the coding sequence ATGATTGATATCCCGACTTCAGGCAAGGCGTCCGCATCAAGCGAGCTTGGACGGAGCCTCGAGGCTTCATCCGGCCGGATATTCAGCCGCAAGGCAAGGCTTTCGTTCTATAATCGCACGTTCCGTATCGTCTGCATCGCCAGCGCGGTATTCGTGTGCGTCATTTTGTTTTCGATCTTGTTCCTAATGGGACGTACGGGCGTATTGACCTTTGAAACGGTTTCGGTGAAAGATTTCTTCTTCTCGACGGAATGGGTACCGGAAAACGATCAGTACGGCGCGTTTATTTTTATCTTCGGCACCTTCGCCCTCACCCTGTTGACGATGGTCATCTCCGTGCCGCTGTCGGTCATTATCGCCGTCTTTCTGTCGGAAATGACGCCAGGCTGGCTGAAAACGGCGCTTCGCCCGATTCTCGACCTGCTTGTCGGCATTCCGTCCGTCGTGTACGGCTTCCTCGGTTTGACTGTACTTATTCCCATGCTTCGTACGGTAACAGGCACGAATATGGGTGACGGGATTCTGGCGGCCGCGATCGTGCTCACCATTATGGTGCTGCCGACCATCAGCCGGATTACGGACGATTCCATCGTCGCCGTTCCGAGGAAATACCGCGATGCTTCGTATGCGCTTGGCTCCACGCGGTTCCAAACGATTGTAAAGGTTGTTCTGCCAGCAGCGAGAAGCGGCATTATGTATGCGGTCATTCTCGGCATGGCGCGCGCGATCGGCGAGACGATGGCCGTCGTTATGGTTATCGGCAACACGCCGCAGCTGGCGGATGCGCTGTTCAAGCCAACCTCCGTCCTGACGAGTAACATCGTCATGCAAATCGCGAACGTGCCGTTCGATTCGACGTGGAACTACGCGCTTTACTTGATGGGCTTTATTTTGCTCATCATCTCGCTTCTTATGATCGTCATCGTTCGTTTACTTCAAGGCAGAGGGGTAAAAGCATGA
- a CDS encoding phosphate ABC transporter substrate-binding protein, producing the protein MKKVLLVVVALMLTIGLAACGSKNNNGESTNTNSQNSGTTNETASLSGSLLATGSSALQPLVEQVSKKFMEDAKYSGITVQVQGGGSGTGLTQVSGGQADIGNSDIFAEEKFVDADADKAKELVDHQVAVVAMATVINKDIAVDNLTKQQLVDIFTGKVTNWKEVGGADEKITIVNRPSSSGTRKTFEKYALGTKSEDVQGSIQEDSSGTVKKLVSETPGAIGYLALSYIDDTVKTVKYEGVEPKEETVVTGEYPVWAYEHMYTKGEPNEIAKAFLDYMLSDSVQSGDVVELGYIPMNKMEVKRDVDGNITK; encoded by the coding sequence ATGAAAAAGGTATTGCTTGTTGTAGTAGCACTGATGTTGACGATCGGTTTGGCGGCTTGCGGCTCGAAGAATAATAACGGAGAGAGCACGAACACCAACTCGCAAAATAGCGGCACAACTAACGAAACAGCATCGCTGAGCGGCTCGCTGTTGGCAACTGGTTCTTCGGCGCTTCAACCGCTTGTTGAGCAAGTTTCGAAGAAATTCATGGAAGACGCGAAATACTCCGGCATCACGGTTCAAGTTCAAGGCGGCGGCAGCGGTACCGGTCTTACTCAAGTAAGCGGCGGCCAAGCCGACATCGGTAACTCCGACATCTTCGCTGAAGAGAAATTCGTAGACGCTGACGCTGACAAAGCGAAAGAATTGGTTGACCATCAAGTAGCGGTAGTCGCAATGGCTACTGTCATCAATAAAGACATCGCAGTTGATAACCTGACGAAGCAACAACTGGTTGACATTTTCACGGGTAAAGTAACGAACTGGAAAGAAGTTGGCGGCGCAGACGAGAAAATCACGATCGTTAACCGTCCAAGCAGCTCCGGTACTCGCAAAACGTTCGAGAAATACGCGCTTGGCACGAAATCCGAAGACGTTCAAGGTTCGATCCAAGAAGATTCGTCCGGTACAGTTAAGAAGCTCGTTTCCGAAACACCTGGCGCAATCGGCTACCTGGCACTGTCCTACATCGATGACACTGTAAAAACAGTGAAGTACGAAGGCGTAGAACCTAAAGAAGAAACAGTAGTAACTGGCGAATACCCAGTATGGGCTTACGAGCACATGTACACGAAAGGCGAGCCTAACGAAATCGCAAAAGCTTTCCTGGACTACATGCTTAGCGATTCGGTTCAAAGCGGCGACGTAGTTGAGCTTGGCTACATCCCAATGAACAAAATGGAAGTAAAACGCGACGTTGACGGCAACATCACGAAGTAA
- a CDS encoding phosphate ABC transporter substrate-binding protein gives MKRKWLKGMALTLMALAVAFGSVSSAGAASKLSGRIVVNGSSALLPLTLQAANEFKKLNPKVRISASAAGSITGPQSVRKGIADIGAVDWDATKDVPGFKKFDGQVAHKVAVIPFAAVINSGVGVNNLTTAQLQGIFSGKITNWKDVGGSDADIIVVNRAFGSGTRVNFQMKALAGKDFMTKGSNYKEVKSSGDMKTAIETTPNAIGYIDLVYVTSKMKAVKINNVAATEANVINGSYKVWGYGYYMTKGQPTGATKAFIEYVQSKKFQTGSLKKLKFIPISAMK, from the coding sequence ATGAAAAGAAAATGGCTTAAAGGCATGGCACTGACTCTTATGGCGCTCGCAGTAGCGTTCGGGTCGGTTTCCTCCGCGGGCGCAGCAAGCAAATTGAGCGGCCGTATCGTAGTTAACGGTTCCTCGGCACTACTTCCATTGACGCTGCAAGCAGCGAACGAGTTCAAGAAGCTGAACCCGAAGGTTCGCATCTCCGCATCGGCAGCAGGCTCCATCACGGGTCCGCAATCGGTTCGTAAAGGCATCGCGGACATCGGCGCAGTAGACTGGGATGCAACGAAAGACGTACCGGGCTTCAAGAAGTTTGACGGCCAAGTGGCTCACAAGGTCGCGGTTATTCCTTTCGCGGCGGTTATAAACAGCGGCGTAGGCGTAAACAACCTGACAACGGCTCAACTGCAAGGCATTTTCTCCGGTAAAATCACGAACTGGAAAGACGTTGGCGGTTCGGACGCGGACATCATCGTCGTAAACCGTGCATTCGGTTCCGGTACGCGCGTTAACTTCCAAATGAAAGCTCTGGCAGGCAAAGATTTCATGACGAAGGGCTCCAACTACAAAGAAGTGAAATCGAGCGGCGACATGAAAACAGCCATCGAAACGACGCCTAACGCAATCGGTTATATCGACCTTGTTTATGTAACAAGCAAAATGAAAGCCGTAAAAATCAACAACGTAGCCGCTACCGAAGCAAACGTAATCAACGGCAGCTACAAAGTGTGGGGCTATGGCTACTACATGACGAAAGGTCAACCGACCGGCGCAACAAAAGCATTCATCGAGTACGTACAAAGCAAAAAATTCCAAACCGGATCGCTGAAGAAGCTTAAATTTATCCCGATCTCGGCTATGAAATAG
- the pstA gene encoding phosphate ABC transporter permease PstA, producing the protein MSKVTTASNPFAARRGFNTVVNRLFTGVVWLIGVCTIVFICGLLFLILKKGLPELDWSFLYGLPSEMEEGGGIGPLIFNSFYVLMISLIISIPLGMAAGIYLAEFAPATKFIAFIRICVEGLASVPSIIFGLFGIALFVEAFDIGLTIIGGAVSLAFLNLPVLTRVTEEAIRAVPKEMKHASFALGGTHLQTIRTVLIPVALNGIITGICLTAGRAFGESAVIILTAGVSSSGEMWDFSLFSPGATLAVHLWYVQSEAIVPDAQMIAEKSAAVLVFVVLLINIVFRVPLWLNQRRTR; encoded by the coding sequence ATGAGCAAAGTAACGACCGCCTCCAATCCGTTCGCTGCCCGCAGAGGCTTCAATACGGTCGTCAACCGGCTGTTTACCGGCGTGGTGTGGCTGATCGGCGTATGTACCATCGTCTTTATTTGCGGTTTGCTGTTTCTGATTTTGAAAAAAGGGTTGCCCGAGCTCGACTGGAGCTTTCTGTACGGTTTGCCTAGCGAGATGGAAGAGGGCGGCGGTATCGGCCCGTTGATCTTCAACTCGTTCTACGTATTGATGATCTCGCTTATCATCTCGATTCCGCTCGGGATGGCGGCAGGCATTTATTTGGCGGAGTTTGCCCCGGCTACGAAATTTATCGCGTTCATTCGCATTTGCGTTGAAGGTCTCGCATCGGTACCTTCGATTATTTTCGGTTTGTTCGGCATCGCCCTGTTCGTCGAAGCATTTGATATCGGTTTGACGATCATCGGCGGCGCCGTCAGTTTGGCTTTCTTGAACCTGCCGGTTCTGACGCGGGTAACGGAAGAAGCGATCCGCGCCGTTCCGAAGGAAATGAAGCATGCTTCCTTCGCGCTTGGCGGCACGCACCTGCAAACGATCCGCACCGTTCTCATTCCGGTGGCGCTTAACGGGATTATTACGGGCATTTGCTTGACTGCCGGCCGCGCGTTCGGCGAGAGCGCCGTTATCATTTTGACGGCGGGCGTATCCTCTTCGGGCGAAATGTGGGACTTCAGCTTGTTCTCGCCAGGCGCGACGCTTGCCGTGCACCTGTGGTACGTTCAGTCCGAGGCCATCGTGCCGGACGCTCAAATGATTGCCGAGAAGTCGGCGGCCGTACTCGTCTTCGTCGTCCTGCTCATCAATATCGTTTTCCGCGTGCCGCTGTGGCTGAATCAGCGCAGAACACGCTAA
- the pstB gene encoding phosphate ABC transporter ATP-binding protein PstB, protein MQSVATQSLIDIHKLNLYYGQFHALKDVTMDIPEKAITAFIGPSGCGKSTLLRTLNRMNDMIPGTRIEGKITIGGADIYSKEVDVETLRKKVGMVFQQPNPFPKSIYDNVAYGPRLRGIRSKQKLDEIVETSLRSAVLWDEVKDYLKRSALSLSGGQQQRLCIARAIAVNPDILLMDEATSALDPISTLKIEELAQELKDKYTIVMVTHNMHQAARVSNQTVFFLNGEVVEFSETEKLFSNPRDQRTEDYISGRFG, encoded by the coding sequence ATGCAATCCGTAGCAACTCAATCTTTGATCGACATTCATAAATTAAACCTGTACTACGGTCAGTTCCATGCTTTGAAGGACGTCACGATGGACATTCCGGAGAAAGCGATCACCGCTTTCATCGGTCCGTCGGGCTGCGGCAAGTCGACGCTGCTTCGTACGCTGAACCGGATGAACGACATGATTCCCGGCACGCGCATCGAAGGAAAGATTACAATCGGCGGCGCCGATATTTATTCGAAAGAAGTCGACGTCGAAACGCTCCGAAAGAAGGTCGGCATGGTGTTCCAGCAGCCGAACCCATTCCCGAAATCGATTTACGACAATGTAGCCTACGGCCCGCGTCTTCGCGGCATCCGCAGCAAGCAGAAGCTGGACGAAATCGTCGAAACGAGCCTTCGTTCCGCGGTACTGTGGGATGAAGTGAAAGACTACTTGAAGCGTTCCGCGCTAAGCCTTTCCGGCGGTCAGCAGCAGCGCTTGTGCATCGCTCGCGCCATTGCCGTGAACCCGGATATTTTGCTCATGGACGAAGCGACTTCCGCCCTTGATCCGATCTCGACGCTGAAGATCGAAGAGCTGGCTCAAGAGCTGAAGGATAAATATACGATCGTCATGGTTACGCACAACATGCATCAAGCGGCGCGCGTATCGAACCAGACGGTGTTTTTCCTGAACGGAGAAGTCGTCGAGTTTTCCGAAACGGAGAAGCTGTTCTCCAATCCGCGCGATCAGCGCACAGAGGATTATATCAGCGGACGATTCGGCTAA
- a CDS encoding PadR family transcriptional regulator, protein MAKRKVTNMLALAVLSLLNERPMHPYEIAATMKQRGIYDVIKLTNGSLYSVVESLLKQNLIVPVETQREGKHPERTIYAPTDAGVAEFYDWLRELIDTPAKEYPRFPAALSFIAHLSPKETVALLEQRIASLQMDVVRRRASNEFAVSKGLARIFIVEQEYVVHQLEAELAWLEAFIRDIRNGGLTELQEGERVWFFSTPDSGAGDGL, encoded by the coding sequence ATGGCCAAACGAAAAGTAACGAACATGCTGGCTTTGGCGGTGTTGTCGCTGCTCAACGAACGGCCCATGCATCCGTACGAGATCGCCGCAACGATGAAGCAGCGCGGCATCTACGACGTGATCAAGCTCACGAACGGATCGCTCTACTCGGTGGTGGAATCGCTGCTCAAACAGAACTTGATCGTGCCGGTCGAGACGCAGCGGGAAGGAAAGCATCCGGAACGGACGATCTATGCGCCGACCGATGCGGGGGTTGCCGAGTTTTACGATTGGCTTCGGGAGCTGATCGATACGCCGGCGAAGGAGTATCCGCGGTTTCCGGCCGCGCTTTCGTTTATCGCGCATCTTTCGCCGAAGGAAACGGTGGCGCTGCTGGAGCAGCGAATCGCCAGCCTTCAGATGGATGTGGTGCGGCGGCGTGCCAGCAATGAGTTCGCGGTATCGAAAGGTCTTGCCCGGATTTTCATCGTGGAGCAGGAGTATGTCGTGCATCAGTTGGAAGCGGAGCTGGCTTGGCTGGAGGCGTTCATTCGGGACATTCGGAATGGCGGCCTCACGGAGCTGCAGGAAGGGGAGCGGGTGTGGTTTTTTTCGACGCCTGATTCGGGTGCCGGCGATGGGCTGTAG
- a CDS encoding methyl-accepting chemotaxis protein, which produces MSVSVLEREFIIPAVEDALLARFIREAAIVRVSHTCEEVIAQFALTPDHECVVVCDEADKPMGLVMRGKLTIIQTHRFGREIYYGRSISKLMDEQPLTVAKTISAQELLDRALSREDQTLYDCVIVTHNDRFAGILTMSDLLKMSRLLQKQIAGAQVNMIQGAEAMIGEIDSSIVHVQEASQHGEAMSKEMLDLTLRGKNELDKVSLVFHNLTKRTDVQESQISELQDRAGSIDKVSKLIRGLADQCNLLAVNASIEAARAGEHGRGFAVVAEEVRKLATQTKQSAEDINRMISSIMEAVKETVHLVGQGKAEAAASQSYISEASDVFQQLFQAAAASSKSSAEIGRLSDQACLQSQRVTLQMKQLTNDLLMKD; this is translated from the coding sequence ATGTCAGTTTCCGTTTTGGAGCGGGAATTCATCATTCCCGCTGTGGAGGACGCTTTGCTTGCGCGATTCATCCGGGAGGCGGCCATCGTGCGCGTATCTCATACTTGCGAAGAAGTCATTGCGCAATTTGCGCTAACGCCGGACCATGAATGCGTCGTTGTCTGCGACGAAGCCGACAAGCCGATGGGGCTTGTCATGCGCGGCAAGCTGACCATTATTCAAACTCACCGGTTCGGCAGAGAGATTTATTATGGCCGTTCCATCTCGAAGCTAATGGATGAACAACCTTTGACCGTGGCGAAAACCATTTCCGCTCAGGAACTCCTGGATCGCGCGCTGAGCCGCGAAGACCAAACGCTGTACGACTGCGTTATCGTGACGCATAACGATCGTTTCGCTGGCATTTTGACCATGTCGGATTTGCTGAAAATGTCGCGGCTGCTTCAGAAGCAAATCGCCGGCGCGCAAGTCAACATGATTCAAGGCGCAGAAGCGATGATCGGCGAGATCGACAGCTCGATCGTACACGTACAGGAAGCCTCGCAGCATGGCGAAGCGATGTCCAAGGAGATGCTGGATTTGACGCTCAGAGGAAAGAACGAGCTCGATAAAGTATCGCTTGTGTTCCATAACCTGACGAAACGGACGGATGTGCAGGAAAGCCAAATCAGCGAGCTGCAGGATAGAGCCGGATCCATCGACAAGGTGTCGAAGCTGATTCGCGGGCTAGCGGACCAGTGCAACCTGCTTGCCGTCAATGCTTCCATCGAAGCTGCGCGCGCGGGTGAGCACGGACGCGGCTTCGCGGTCGTAGCCGAAGAGGTTCGCAAGCTGGCGACGCAAACGAAGCAATCGGCGGAGGACATTAACCGGATGATCAGCTCGATCATGGAAGCGGTCAAAGAAACGGTTCATTTGGTTGGTCAAGGCAAGGCAGAGGCTGCTGCCAGCCAGTCGTATATTAGCGAAGCATCCGACGTCTTTCAACAGTTGTTCCAAGCCGCGGCGGCAAGCAGCAAGAGCTCCGCAGAAATCGGCCGTCTGTCGGATCAAGCGTGTCTGCAATCGCAGCGCGTAACGCTGCAGATGAAGCAGCTCACGAACGATTTGCTCATGAAAGATTGA
- a CDS encoding amidohydrolase family protein: MIKIDAHQHYWKLDRGDYGWLTPQAGPVLYRDYAPEDLAPALAQAGVARTIVVQAAATHEETAYMLQLSDANDSIAGVVGWLDFHDPNWRGVLESFRSHPKFVGIRIMIQDMSDPYESHHPNSLEALRYLAEIKLPVDILINSKQLPATIELLRQVPGLHAVIDHIGKPAIREGVFEPWAGQMSEIAATYPGIYCKLSGMLTEAAHDDWQPEQFTAYVRHIVEAFGTDRILFGSDWPVCLLAGSYQDVCDVLEAALPPTLTEREREALYGGNAAAFYGVELA; encoded by the coding sequence ATGATTAAAATCGATGCCCACCAGCATTATTGGAAGCTGGACCGCGGCGATTACGGCTGGCTGACGCCGCAGGCCGGCCCGGTATTATATCGCGATTACGCCCCGGAGGATTTGGCTCCCGCACTGGCGCAAGCCGGCGTCGCGCGCACGATTGTCGTGCAAGCCGCGGCGACGCACGAAGAAACGGCCTATATGCTGCAGCTGAGCGATGCGAACGACTCGATCGCTGGCGTCGTAGGCTGGCTCGATTTCCATGATCCGAACTGGCGAGGCGTATTGGAGAGCTTCCGCAGCCATCCGAAGTTCGTCGGCATTCGCATCATGATTCAGGATATGAGCGATCCGTACGAGAGCCATCATCCGAATTCCCTTGAGGCGCTGCGGTATTTGGCGGAGATCAAGCTGCCCGTCGATATACTTATCAATTCGAAGCAGCTGCCAGCTACGATCGAGCTGCTTCGCCAGGTGCCGGGACTGCACGCCGTCATCGACCATATCGGCAAGCCTGCGATCCGCGAAGGCGTCTTCGAGCCGTGGGCCGGCCAGATGAGCGAAATCGCCGCGACGTATCCCGGCATCTACTGCAAGCTGTCGGGCATGCTGACCGAGGCGGCGCATGATGACTGGCAGCCGGAGCAGTTCACGGCCTATGTGCGGCATATCGTCGAGGCGTTCGGCACGGACCGCATCCTATTCGGCAGCGACTGGCCGGTTTGCCTGCTGGCGGGCAGCTACCAGGACGTCTGCGACGTGCTGGAAGCGGCGCTGCCGCCGACGCTTACCGAACGTGAGCGCGAGGCGCTGTACGGCGGAAACGCGGCTGCGTTTTACGGCGTGGAACTGGCTTAG
- the phoU gene encoding phosphate signaling complex protein PhoU: MTKRKEFDHGLEELNELIVEMGQRVEAAIANSMEALENIDVAAAKQIIADDKSLNKIEEKISEIGAMLIATQQPVAKDLRRILVAFRIASDLERMGDLAVDVAKVVVRLEGQTLIKPLIDLPRMTQIVKMMTYEAIQSFVQENVNMAYKMAKDDDLVDALYSQIIRELFTVMMENPKTISQANLLSFVGRYIERFADHATNIGESVVYLVTGTRPDLNS, from the coding sequence ATGACGAAACGCAAGGAGTTTGACCACGGGCTCGAAGAACTGAACGAGCTTATCGTCGAAATGGGACAGCGTGTTGAAGCGGCGATCGCGAATTCCATGGAAGCATTGGAAAATATCGACGTTGCGGCCGCGAAGCAGATCATTGCCGACGACAAATCGTTGAACAAAATCGAAGAAAAAATTTCGGAGATCGGCGCGATGCTCATCGCGACGCAGCAGCCGGTCGCGAAAGATTTAAGACGCATTCTCGTTGCGTTTCGGATTGCCTCGGATTTGGAGCGTATGGGCGATCTGGCCGTCGACGTGGCGAAGGTCGTTGTTCGCTTGGAAGGCCAAACGCTGATCAAGCCTCTAATCGATTTGCCGCGCATGACGCAAATCGTCAAAATGATGACGTACGAAGCGATCCAATCGTTCGTGCAGGAAAATGTCAACATGGCTTACAAGATGGCCAAAGACGACGATTTGGTCGACGCCCTGTATTCGCAAATCATCCGTGAGCTGTTTACGGTCATGATGGAAAACCCGAAGACGATCTCGCAAGCCAACCTGCTGAGCTTCGTTGGCCGTTATATCGAGCGCTTCGCGGATCACGCGACCAACATCGGCGAGTCCGTCGTGTACCTGGTTACAGGCACAAGGCCGGATCTGAACTCCTAA